One Miscanthus floridulus cultivar M001 chromosome 11, ASM1932011v1, whole genome shotgun sequence DNA window includes the following coding sequences:
- the LOC136493866 gene encoding BRAP2 RING ZnF UBP domain-containing protein 1-like yields the protein MFALRIQSVDFPDAAASASPAAVAADEVDTSSGGAATSHPLSGHPPPSTTTSSIPPLELPGATPAAPGRSPRILHTRGVIHLYHSSSSTSTSSSYASAVAATSSSSSGPAAPQLASDSHLPPCRGTRLLVLAVPTRVSPDDFVRFCGPCLDRASYIRFIRDDGVEDRYSVLVEFEDQNNAERFYADLNGWRFSTSEREVCHVLFIAAVQYTPSSEVATTPPAGSTELPMCPVCIERLDQDISGILATTCDHSFQCSCVSVWANSSCPVCQFCQKQSENSTCSVCQTTGNLWICVICGFVGCGRYKEGHAKQHWKDTQHCYSLDLETQRVWDYVGDSFVHRLNQSKSDAKHAKFKSKCKYSGDDCVNCSCNDDSDMGGAMFNSKAETIVDEYNRLLASQLETQREYYEGLLSEAKRNKEHQISEAVDKAVNDKLQEMQLKLENLIVEKKKIADMNEKLTRSQDMWRQTLRDIEERERAQLKSKDEMILDLEEQIKDFKFSIKLQKSIEKNDGVKGGTLVPLPTVSDSGGKGKRSSRTSKRRN from the exons ATGTTCGCCCTGCGAATCCAGTCCGTCGACTTCCCCGACGCCGCCGCGTCCGCCTCCCCGGCAGCAGTCGCCGCCGACGAAGTCGACACCAGCAGCGGCGGCGCTGCCACCTCCCATCCGCTCTCTGGCCACCCTCCCCCCtctaccaccacatcgtccataCCTCCTCTCGAGCTCCCCGGCGCAACCCCTGCCGCGCCCGGCCGAAGCCCTAGGATCCTCCACACGCGCGGCGTCATCCACCTCTACCACTCGTCgtcgtccacctccacctcctcctcctacgCCTCGGCCGtcgccgccacctcctcctcctcgtccgggCCGGCCGCCCCGCAGCTCGCCTCCGACTCGCACCTTCCG CCATGTCGCGGCACGCGCCTCCTGGTGCTCGCCGTTCCGACTCGCGTTTCGCCGGACGACTTTGTTCGCTTCTGCGGCCCCTGCCTCGATCGTGCCTCCTACATTCGTTTCATCAG GGATGATGGAGTGGAGGACCGGTACAGCGTCCTTGTGGAGTTTGAGGACCAGAATAACGCTGAAAGGTTCTACGCGGATCTCAATGGTTGGAGGTTCTCAACCTCTGAG CGAGAGGTGTGCCATGTTCTGTTTATAGCTGCTGTGCAGTATACACCTTCCTCAGAGGTTGCCACAACTCCACCGGCTGGATCCACTGAACTTCCAATGTGTCCTGTTTGCATTG AAAGATTGGATCAAGACATCAGTGGGATTTTGGCAACTACTTGTGATCACTCTTTCCAATGCTCATGTGTTTCAGTGTGGGCCAATTCATCCTGTCCG GTATGCCAGTTTTGTCAGAAACAGTCTGAAAATTCTACATGTTCTGTTTGCCAAACCACTGGAAACCTCTGGATATGTGTGATATGTGGTTTTGTTGGATGTGGAAG GTATAAAGAAGGCCATGCGAAACAGCACTGGAAAGACACTCAGCATTGCTATTCACTAGATTTGGAAACACAGCGTGTTTGGGACTATGTTGGTGATAGTTTTGTACATCGGCTGAATCAATCCAAGAGTGATGCAAAAcatgctaagttcaaatcaaaatgtaagtATTCTGGGGATGACTGTGTAAACTGCTCGTGCAATGATGACTCTGACATGGGTGGAGCTATGTTCAACAGCAAAGCTGAAACA ATTGTGGACGAGTACAATCGCCTCCTGGCAAGTCAACTTGAAACTCAGAGAGAG TATTATGAGGGTCTGTTGTCTGAGGCTAAAAGAAACAAGGAGCACCAGATTTCTGAAGCTGTTGATAAAGCTGTAAATGATAAGCTTCAAGAGATGCAACTTAAGCTTGAGAACCTTattgtggagaaaaagaaaattgCAGAT ATGAACGAAAAACTCACTAGGAGCCAAGACATGTGGCGTCAGACACTAAGAGATATAGAGGAAAG GGAAAGAGCACAGTTGAAGTCGAAGGACGAAATGATTCTCGATCTGGAAGAACAG ATAAAGGATTTCAAATTTTCCATCAAGCTGCAGAAGTCAATAGAGAAGAACGACGGTGTCAAGGGTGGTACGCTGGTTCCACTCCCTACAGTTTCAGATTCTGGAGGCAAGGGTAAAAGGTCATCAAGAACAAGCAAGAGGAGGAATTAG